A window of the Lactuca sativa cultivar Salinas chromosome 5, Lsat_Salinas_v11, whole genome shotgun sequence genome harbors these coding sequences:
- the LOC111904501 gene encoding uncharacterized protein LOC111904501 has protein sequence MGQKGWRDGFVSQGYDTWNKKDAFRTHVGGVNSFHNKEKEKCEFLIREKQAINVVLRRQTEAEDRKYKARLHVYVIVVRLLLKTSLPFCGHDELVNSENKGLYIEVLKAIREASEDIFNNILENAPKNNQLISPKIKKELVQCFAQEVILSICEEIGRDVFGLLVDESSDVSKKEQMAFVLCYVDSFGFVKERFIGLVHVKDTSSLILKNAINEVLTSNKLSFSQQAICEISMVSLERCFSKMKLLKTDLRNKIGDDFLNDALLCNVETEALAKVENEKVIEQFQKMSA, from the exons ATGGGACAAAAAGGATGGAGAGATGGATTTGTTTCCCAAGGTTATGATACTTGGAATAAAAAAGATGCATTTCGGACTCATGTGGGTGGTGTTAATAGTTTTCAcaacaaagaaaaagaaaagtgtGAGTTTTTGATCAGGGAAAAGCAAGCTATTAATGTAGTCTTGAGGAGGCAAACCGAAGCGGAGGACCGCAAATATAAAGCCCGATTACATGTTTATGTTATTGTTGTTAGACTTTTATTGAAAACCAGTTTACCATTTTGTGGTCATGATGAGTTGGTTAACTCTGAAAATAAAGGGCTTTACATTGAAGTGTTAAAAGCCATTCGAGAGGCTAGTGAAGATATTTTCAACAATATTTTAGAAAATGCTCCTAAAAACAATCAACTAATTTCCCCTAAAATTAAAAAAGAACTTGTGCAATGTTTTGCACAAGAAGTAATTTTGAGTATTTGTGAAGAGATTGGTCGAGATGTCTTTGGTTTACTAGTTGATGAATCTAGTGATGTTTCAAAAAAGGAACAAATGGCTTTTGTTTTGTGTTATGTCGATAGTTTTGGCTTTGTGAAAGAAAGATTCATAGGACTAGTGCACGTGAAGGATACATCCTCTTTGATACTCAAAAACGCCATAAATGAAGTACTTACGAGTAATAAGCTGAGTTTTAGTCag CAAGCAATATGTGAGATCTCAATGGTAAGTCTAGAAAGATGTTTTTCAAAGATGAAGCTCTTGAAGACTGACTTGCGTAACAAAATTGGCGATGACTTTTTGAACGATGCATTGCTTTGTAATGTGGAGACCGAAGCACTTGCAAAAGTTGAGAATGAAAAAGTAATTGAGCAGTTTCAAAAGATGTCTGCATGA